The Brasilonema sennae CENA114 genome includes a region encoding these proteins:
- a CDS encoding DNA recombination-mediator protein A yields MSQSTDLINVDTLAQELATIQQTGSKRIALLGSRHVPITHQNLIEMMTYALVLSGNRMITSGATGTNSAAIRGAMRADPNLLTVILPQSLERQPHESRQQLEKVMHLVENASKDHMSLAEASYLCNKEIVSRCQQLICFAFHDSGILLQTCKDAEEQRKVVTLFYFD; encoded by the coding sequence TTGAGTCAGTCAACAGACCTTATCAACGTCGATACATTAGCGCAAGAACTGGCGACAATCCAGCAAACAGGTTCTAAGCGAATTGCCTTGCTGGGTTCCCGTCATGTCCCCATTACCCATCAGAATCTAATTGAGATGATGACCTACGCCTTGGTTTTATCCGGTAATCGAATGATCACCTCTGGCGCTACGGGTACAAATTCAGCTGCTATTAGGGGAGCAATGCGGGCTGATCCGAATTTGTTAACGGTGATTCTACCTCAAAGTTTAGAACGCCAACCTCATGAATCGCGTCAGCAATTAGAAAAGGTGATGCATCTAGTGGAAAATGCTAGCAAGGATCATATGTCTCTTGCCGAAGCCAGTTACTTGTGCAACAAGGAGATTGTCTCCCGCTGCCAGCAACTGATATGTTTTGCATTTCACGACAGCGGCATCCTGCTGCAAACTTGTAAAGATGCAGAAGAACAAAGAAAGGTGGTGACATTATTCTACTTTGATTAA
- a CDS encoding PadR family transcriptional regulator, whose product MALAHAILASLVDHSCSGYDLAKQFDGSVGFFWSASHQQIYRELSKLEAQGWIASETIPQEGRPDKKLYQVTQEGKQQLKKWIAQPCEPTPIKDDLLVKIFSGYVAQKQTILEELERHRHSHQEKLSTYKVLEQQYFKNPQQLPEQAKFQYLTLLNGISYETYWLAWCEQAIGLLS is encoded by the coding sequence ATGGCTTTAGCTCACGCAATATTGGCATCTCTGGTGGATCATTCCTGTAGTGGGTATGATTTAGCCAAGCAATTTGATGGTTCAGTCGGCTTTTTCTGGTCAGCAAGTCACCAGCAAATTTATCGGGAGTTATCTAAACTCGAAGCTCAAGGCTGGATTGCCTCCGAGACAATACCGCAAGAAGGACGCCCAGATAAAAAGCTTTACCAAGTTACACAAGAGGGTAAACAGCAGCTTAAGAAGTGGATTGCACAGCCATGTGAACCCACACCAATAAAAGACGATTTACTGGTGAAAATTTTTAGCGGTTATGTTGCTCAAAAGCAGACAATTTTGGAAGAGTTAGAGCGTCATCGTCACAGCCACCAAGAAAAATTGTCTACATACAAAGTTTTAGAGCAACAATACTTCAAAAATCCTCAACAACTGCCAGAACAAGCAAAATTTCAGTACCTGACTCTACTCAATGGCATAAGTTATGAAACATATTGGCTTGCTTGGTGTGAACAAGCAATTGGGCTATTAAGTTAA
- a CDS encoding DUF3291 domain-containing protein, with protein sequence MVLVSVTRLHLVSPRYFPGFLWHTALSSWQIVNIPGFLGGQLIGDKQAGAWTVTLWKDESAMRQYRNSGAHRQAMRYLPRWCDEAAVVHWQQEDTTLPEASEAYRRMVSEGHFTKVLQPSDNQQKRQIPEPASPKGVPLHPRKKSKGTASQYDTPTLDLHD encoded by the coding sequence ATGGTATTAGTTTCAGTCACACGCTTGCATCTGGTGTCACCTCGTTATTTTCCAGGCTTTTTATGGCACACTGCGCTTTCATCATGGCAAATCGTTAACATTCCTGGGTTTTTGGGCGGTCAACTTATAGGTGACAAGCAGGCAGGCGCTTGGACTGTGACGCTTTGGAAGGATGAGTCAGCAATGCGACAGTACCGTAACTCTGGGGCACATCGCCAAGCTATGCGATATCTGCCCCGTTGGTGTGATGAAGCCGCAGTTGTTCACTGGCAGCAAGAAGATACAACTTTACCTGAAGCCTCAGAAGCTTACCGCCGAATGGTGTCTGAGGGACACTTCACCAAAGTGCTTCAGCCATCAGATAATCAGCAAAAGCGGCAAATTCCAGAACCAGCATCACCAAAGGGAGTACCACTACATCCCAGAAAAAAAAGTAAGGGTACCGCATCCCAGTACGATACCCCTACTCTCGATCTTCATGACTGA
- a CDS encoding phosphotransacetylase family protein yields MPKSAKYLLIGSTEAYCGKSATVLGLSYQLQQNGLDIAYGKPLGTCLSESAGTMVEEDVQFIANNLNLPKNRVAATMLALNEVAVQKRLQGLDKTNYQNLLQVQYSQIQVGDLVLLEGPGNLEEGSLFDLSLLQVAEVVDAAILLVARYKSLLLVEALLCAKQRLGDRLVGVVINDIPAEQLQAVNTTIRPFLEQQGIPVLGMLPKSVLLCSVSVRELVNQLKAEVLCCGDRLDLMVESLAIGAMNVNAAVKYFAMRRNMAVVTGGDRVEIQQAALETSTQCLILTGQLPPPSFILNRAEELEIPILSVDLDTLTTVEIIDRTFGTVRVHEPLKVECIRHLMAQHFDVDRLLALLNLNPAAAIS; encoded by the coding sequence GTGCCAAAATCCGCTAAGTATTTATTAATTGGATCTACGGAGGCTTACTGTGGTAAATCTGCAACAGTCCTAGGTTTGTCTTATCAACTACAACAAAACGGGCTGGACATTGCCTATGGCAAACCGCTAGGTACTTGTTTAAGTGAATCTGCAGGAACGATGGTTGAGGAGGATGTTCAATTTATTGCTAACAATCTCAACTTACCAAAAAACCGCGTTGCAGCCACGATGCTGGCTTTAAATGAAGTCGCCGTGCAAAAACGTTTGCAAGGGTTAGACAAAACCAACTACCAAAACTTGCTGCAAGTGCAATATTCGCAAATACAAGTTGGCGACTTGGTGTTACTAGAAGGTCCAGGTAACTTAGAAGAAGGCAGTTTGTTTGATTTGTCTTTGCTGCAAGTAGCAGAAGTGGTGGATGCTGCGATACTTTTAGTAGCCCGTTACAAATCGCTGCTTTTAGTTGAAGCACTATTGTGTGCTAAACAGCGTCTGGGCGATCGCTTAGTTGGTGTTGTGATCAACGATATCCCCGCAGAACAATTACAAGCCGTCAACACCACTATTCGTCCATTTCTAGAACAGCAGGGTATCCCTGTGCTGGGGATGTTACCGAAAAGTGTATTGTTATGCAGTGTTAGCGTGCGCGAACTGGTAAACCAGTTAAAGGCTGAAGTTCTTTGTTGTGGCGATCGCCTGGATTTGATGGTGGAAAGTTTGGCAATTGGGGCGATGAATGTGAATGCAGCGGTGAAGTATTTTGCTATGCGCCGGAATATGGCAGTAGTTACAGGGGGCGATCGCGTAGAAATTCAGCAAGCGGCTTTGGAAACTTCCACCCAATGCCTAATCCTCACCGGACAATTACCTCCTCCCTCCTTCATCCTCAATCGTGCAGAAGAACTTGAAATCCCAATCTTATCAGTTGATTTAGATACCTTAACAACTGTGGAAATTATCGACCGCACTTTTGGTACAGTTCGTGTCCATGAACCCCTAAAAGTCGAGTGCATTCGCCATCTCATGGCTCAACATTTTGATGTTGATCGCTTGCTTGCTTTGCTGAATTTAAATCCAGCTGCGGCGATATCTTGA
- the ebsA gene encoding type IV pilus biogenesis protein EbsA → MSFEQLHPATQQQASVYLPYIQGNKRNFLPYAISLYQKGVLEGYRKIEGSDNIPFVATWNVATLPSDLTRCRMQFDGNAELSYEVMMASFEFINFLIEFIENYERYHVTDFSQVFYRKLLRFE, encoded by the coding sequence ATGTCATTTGAACAATTGCACCCCGCTACTCAACAACAAGCAAGCGTCTACTTGCCCTACATTCAGGGTAACAAGCGTAACTTCTTACCTTATGCGATTAGTCTTTATCAAAAGGGTGTTTTGGAGGGATACCGCAAGATAGAAGGCAGTGATAACATTCCCTTTGTCGCCACTTGGAATGTTGCGACTCTGCCCTCAGACTTAACCCGTTGCCGAATGCAGTTTGATGGCAACGCCGAGTTGAGTTATGAAGTCATGATGGCAAGCTTTGAGTTTATTAATTTTTTAATTGAATTCATAGAAAATTACGAACGCTATCACGTCACTGATTTTTCTCAAGTATTTTACCGCAAACTTCTGCGTTTTGAGTGA
- a CDS encoding radical SAM protein, which produces MAPLVANYYLTYRCNARCHFCNIWSLEPGKEADFETIKHNLKDLRRLGVRYVDFTGGEPLLRNDVGEIYTEAKRLGFATSMTTNTILYPKKAKEIRGLIDYLNFSLDGSDAETHDQSRGVKIFDNLVESVAIAKSFGEYPVLNHTVTAQNYQRIEEIGELGKKLGVRVWLNPAFTAHEHYNSNKNPTPEMVTAIEVTAKKYNNVGYNKAALAFIEAGGNDTQNPRCKAVDAVIAISPNDELLLPCYHFAQSGVPINGRLYELYRESEEVEKYRQSQGKLKVCEGCTVWCYLIPSFFMGVDKYWWLNQVTYASEFLARKRFLQRA; this is translated from the coding sequence ATGGCTCCACTGGTTGCAAACTACTACTTAACCTACCGTTGTAATGCTAGATGTCATTTTTGTAATATTTGGTCACTCGAACCTGGAAAAGAAGCAGATTTTGAAACAATCAAGCACAATTTGAAGGATTTACGCCGCTTGGGAGTCAGATATGTGGACTTTACAGGTGGTGAACCACTGCTGCGGAATGATGTGGGAGAAATTTATACAGAGGCGAAACGTCTGGGTTTTGCCACCAGTATGACAACAAACACCATTTTGTATCCGAAGAAAGCTAAGGAAATTCGGGGATTAATAGACTATTTAAATTTTTCCTTAGATGGTTCAGATGCTGAGACTCACGATCAATCTCGCGGAGTCAAAATTTTTGACAACTTGGTTGAGTCGGTGGCGATCGCCAAGTCTTTTGGAGAATACCCTGTACTCAACCACACTGTCACCGCTCAGAATTACCAGCGGATAGAAGAAATTGGAGAATTAGGCAAAAAACTTGGTGTTCGGGTTTGGCTAAATCCAGCCTTTACAGCACACGAACACTACAACTCGAACAAAAATCCGACACCAGAAATGGTAACGGCAATAGAAGTCACTGCGAAGAAATATAACAATGTCGGTTACAATAAGGCTGCACTAGCTTTTATTGAGGCTGGGGGCAATGATACACAAAATCCCCGCTGTAAAGCGGTAGATGCTGTCATTGCTATTTCTCCTAACGACGAATTGCTGCTACCTTGCTACCACTTCGCTCAAAGTGGAGTTCCCATTAATGGGCGACTTTACGAACTGTATCGCGAGTCTGAGGAAGTTGAAAAATACCGCCAGTCTCAAGGTAAGCTCAAGGTATGTGAAGGATGCACAGTTTGGTGTTACCTAATACCCAGCTTCTTTATGGGTGTAGATAAATATTGGTGGTTAAATCAAGTAACCTATGCCAGCGAATTCCTGGCCCGAAAACGATTCTTACAACGAGCTTGA
- a CDS encoding glycosyltransferase: protein MPANSWPENDSYNELDPLNSLLSDLSGSEELEEETSVSVFPPSRFQGRRRKAALVLTIVWSGTIALHLVSWGSLFVLGLTTIIGFHAFVVVFARSKPHPEEMQGDLPSVSVLVAAKNEEAVIGRLVKNLCNLDYPEGEYEVWIIDDNSSDRTPQLLSELAQEYDQLKVLRRKPEAGGGKSGALNQVLALTKGEILAVFDADAQVSPDMLQRVIPLFQRENVGAVQVRKAIANAKENFWTKGQASEMAFDTFLQHQRSTNGGIGELRGNGQFVRRKALLCGGGWNEETITDDLDLTLRLHLEKWEVKCVFNPTVEEEGVTNAIALWHQRNRWAEGGYQRYLDYWDLILRNRMGTRKTWDLFVFMLIQYILPTAAVPDLLMAIARHRPPIFSPVTGLTVTMSMAGMFAGLRRIRQDNKFQISTYFLLLLQALRGTFYMLHWIVVISSTTARMSVRPKRLKWVKTVHQGKDEE from the coding sequence ATGCCAGCGAATTCCTGGCCCGAAAACGATTCTTACAACGAGCTTGATCCGCTCAATTCCCTATTATCTGATCTATCTGGTTCAGAGGAGTTGGAGGAGGAGACATCCGTAAGCGTGTTTCCTCCATCCCGGTTTCAAGGTCGTAGACGCAAAGCCGCTCTAGTTTTGACGATAGTCTGGAGTGGTACTATCGCTCTGCATTTAGTTTCCTGGGGGAGTTTGTTTGTATTGGGACTGACCACTATCATAGGATTTCATGCCTTTGTGGTAGTGTTCGCCCGATCCAAACCCCACCCAGAAGAAATGCAGGGAGATTTGCCATCTGTGTCTGTGTTGGTGGCAGCAAAAAATGAAGAAGCAGTTATAGGCAGATTAGTCAAAAATCTTTGTAATCTAGATTACCCAGAAGGGGAATACGAAGTCTGGATCATTGATGATAACAGCAGCGATAGGACGCCGCAGTTACTATCAGAACTAGCCCAAGAATACGACCAACTGAAAGTACTGCGACGAAAGCCAGAAGCAGGAGGAGGAAAATCAGGAGCGTTGAATCAGGTGTTAGCGCTGACAAAAGGAGAAATTTTGGCGGTATTTGATGCCGATGCCCAAGTTTCACCAGATATGTTACAGCGTGTCATACCGTTGTTTCAACGAGAGAACGTAGGTGCCGTGCAGGTACGAAAGGCGATCGCCAACGCCAAAGAGAATTTCTGGACAAAAGGTCAAGCCTCAGAAATGGCATTTGATACATTCCTACAACACCAACGGAGTACGAATGGTGGTATTGGCGAACTACGGGGTAACGGTCAATTTGTCCGGCGAAAAGCACTTTTGTGTGGCGGTGGCTGGAATGAAGAAACAATTACCGATGATTTGGATCTGACACTGCGCTTACATCTAGAAAAATGGGAAGTGAAGTGTGTATTCAACCCAACGGTAGAAGAGGAAGGTGTGACTAATGCGATCGCCCTTTGGCATCAACGTAACCGTTGGGCAGAAGGTGGATATCAGCGGTATCTAGATTACTGGGATTTGATTCTCAGAAATCGCATGGGTACGCGTAAAACCTGGGATCTATTCGTGTTTATGCTGATTCAGTACATTTTACCCACAGCTGCTGTGCCAGATTTATTGATGGCGATCGCACGACATCGTCCACCCATTTTTAGTCCAGTGACAGGCTTGACGGTAACGATGTCAATGGCAGGTATGTTTGCTGGTCTAAGACGTATACGTCAAGACAATAAATTCCAAATATCTACTTATTTTCTGCTGCTCTTACAGGCATTGCGTGGCACATTTTACATGCTCCATTGGATAGTAGTCATAAGTAGCACAACCGCCCGGATGTCAGTACGTCCCAAGCGGTTGAAATGGGTAAAAACAGTACATCAAGGCAAAGATGAAGAATGA
- the dnaX gene encoding DNA polymerase III subunit gamma/tau yields the protein MSYEPLHHKYRPKSFAELVGQEAIATTLTNAIRAAKIAPAYLFTGPRGTGKTSSARILAKSLNCLKSDKPTPQPCGVCDVCQGITKGYSLDVIEIDAASNTGVDNIREIIERAQFAPVQCRYKVYVIDECLTGDSLVLTDRGLVRIDDPNIKGKRVLSYNDSSLKWEFKKVLRWLDQGERQTLVIKTTNREIKCTGNHLIKTDQGWVPAKDVKEGMRILSPVNVDAVLSSTNLAQMDAFGDLFLGTNLKVIPTGKKHTIWNPSLKKLNYSVPYVPVVAQKNLISLPFYNKKVEDLVACSLTGKDIHTRKGTEFGNLEQNISLPMPKFSNQKHWDLFTERYWEIAPSLTQINSVDSLDWLSDMDSSSKNGWNTKPNALQYSDQNFSQHLTEATVLEISRSIATHPAILNSGKFLISSNPVGIKNGFRWSGSIKLLQKDLLGGTWTTAHSVLPLQEVQGLDYTQRDFLPKKIKSLAIGLQQWGIQQQKFTAEVTETRHTATLTWVQAVKNGSQTFKDIQFPQWITSLETVESVHLGEIERVYDIEVEDNHNFVANGLSLHNCHMLSTQAFNALLKTLEEPPKQVVFVLATTDAQRVLPTIISRCQRFDFRRIDLEAMTKHLSHIAYKENIDITIEAITLIAQIAQGGLRDAESLLDQLSLLSCEIIPERVWDLVGSVSERDLLFLLNAIASNNPEAVLDCARQILDRGREPLIILQNLAAFYRDLLIAKTASNRNDLVACTPQTWEALIDFAQHFDISTILVGQQHLRTAEVQLKNTTQPRLWLEVTLLGLLPSAHISVPQNGRGAVSVPTISLPTVSPSLGKSEQNSITSREPPSVSAPENNSKTVEPVKIDQTHTLPKTPATPSSPQRTPISPNPPKPQPEIEVPISVSQTQEVSQSTEIDLTQVWQEVLSNLEPISTRELFRQMCYLVEFDGTVARVAIPKAWYKKVQLDLPIIAAAFKKTFKCEVKINLEIATTSTSARPQTSRQKKPTTRPSYEPPSAPSPEVPKSTKPPITKSPNPANTPAVESSHTTHRSDPPSPTQPSASTPDWEVDEVTAAAQNLAQFFYGEVIPLTHDTERSTSTTPSECEDQPEADDEF from the coding sequence ATGTCTTACGAACCCCTGCACCACAAGTATCGCCCAAAGAGTTTTGCTGAACTGGTGGGACAAGAGGCGATCGCTACCACCCTAACAAACGCTATCCGCGCCGCCAAAATAGCCCCTGCCTACCTGTTCACCGGTCCCAGGGGTACAGGGAAAACTTCCAGTGCTCGCATTTTGGCAAAATCGCTTAATTGTCTCAAAAGTGACAAACCCACGCCTCAACCCTGTGGTGTGTGTGATGTTTGTCAGGGAATTACTAAGGGCTATTCTTTAGATGTTATTGAAATAGACGCTGCCAGCAACACTGGTGTTGATAATATTCGCGAAATAATAGAAAGAGCGCAATTTGCTCCCGTACAGTGTCGGTACAAAGTTTATGTTATCGATGAGTGCCTGACTGGAGACTCTTTGGTCTTGACTGATAGGGGACTTGTTAGAATAGATGATCCCAATATCAAAGGCAAAAGGGTTCTTAGTTATAACGATTCATCGCTCAAGTGGGAATTCAAGAAAGTTCTGAGATGGCTAGATCAGGGTGAGCGTCAAACTCTGGTTATTAAAACAACTAACCGAGAAATCAAATGCACGGGCAATCATTTAATTAAAACAGACCAGGGATGGGTACCAGCAAAAGACGTAAAAGAAGGAATGAGGATACTATCCCCTGTGAATGTGGATGCGGTACTCTCATCTACAAATTTGGCACAGATGGACGCATTCGGAGATTTGTTCCTGGGCACCAATTTAAAGGTAATACCTACGGGCAAAAAACATACGATCTGGAATCCATCCTTAAAGAAGCTGAATTACTCCGTCCCTTATGTGCCTGTGGTTGCACAGAAAAACTTGATATCCCTACCTTTTTACAACAAAAAGGTAGAGGACTTGGTAGCATGCAGTCTCACTGGAAAAGACATCCATACAAGAAAGGGCACGGAATTTGGGAACTTAGAACAGAACATTTCCTTGCCAATGCCGAAGTTCTCCAACCAGAAACACTGGGACTTATTTACGGAACGCTACTGGGAGATTGCTCCGTCACTTACCCAAATAAATTCAGTAGATTCCCTAGATTGGCTTTCGGACATGGACAGCAGCAGCAAAAATGGTTGGAATACAAAGCCCAACGCCTTGCAGTACTCCGACCAAAACTTTTCTCAGCACCTAACAGAGGCTACGGTTCTGGAAATATCGCGGTCTATTGCAACACATCCTGCCATCCTCAACTCAGGGAAGTTTTTGATATCGTCAAACCCAGTGGGGATAAAAAACGGGTTTCGATGGAGTGGCTCAATCAAGTTACTCCAGAAGGACTTGCTTGGTGGTACATGGACGACGGCTCACTCAGTTTTACCACTTCAGGAAGTCCAAGGATTAGATTACACACAGAGGGATTTTCTCCCGAAGAAAATCAAATCCTTGGCGATTGGCTTGCAGCAATGGGGTATTCAACAACAAAAGTTTACAGCAGAAGTAACGGAGACAAGACATACTGCTACATTAACGTGGGTGCAAGCAGTAAAAAATGGATCTCAGACCTTCAAAGATATTCAATTCCCACAATGGATTACAAGTTTAGAAACTGTTGAATCTGTTCATCTGGGTGAAATTGAGCGAGTCTATGATATCGAAGTTGAGGATAATCATAACTTTGTTGCTAACGGGCTTTCCTTGCATAACTGTCACATGCTCAGTACACAAGCATTCAATGCGCTACTAAAGACACTCGAAGAACCACCGAAACAAGTTGTCTTTGTACTAGCAACAACTGACGCGCAACGAGTCTTACCTACCATAATTTCTCGGTGTCAACGCTTCGACTTTCGCAGAATAGATTTAGAAGCGATGACGAAACACTTGAGTCACATCGCTTACAAAGAAAATATTGATATTACTATCGAAGCGATAACCTTAATAGCCCAAATTGCTCAAGGCGGATTGCGAGATGCAGAAAGTCTGCTCGATCAGTTAAGTTTATTGTCGTGTGAAATCATACCTGAGCGAGTTTGGGATTTGGTTGGTTCAGTTAGCGAACGCGATTTACTTTTCTTGCTGAATGCGATCGCCTCTAACAACCCAGAAGCTGTTTTAGATTGCGCTCGTCAAATCTTAGATCGCGGTCGAGAACCTTTGATTATTCTCCAAAATCTCGCTGCATTTTACCGAGATTTACTCATCGCCAAAACTGCCTCTAATCGCAACGATTTAGTTGCTTGTACTCCCCAAACTTGGGAAGCACTGATTGATTTTGCCCAACACTTTGACATCAGCACAATCTTGGTGGGACAGCAACACTTGCGAACCGCTGAAGTGCAACTAAAAAACACCACACAACCGCGTTTGTGGTTAGAGGTGACGTTGCTGGGATTGTTACCCTCAGCTCATATCTCAGTTCCGCAAAACGGTAGAGGCGCAGTTTCCGTACCAACGATTTCGCTGCCTACAGTTTCACCATCTTTAGGAAAAAGTGAACAAAACTCAATTACAAGCCGTGAACCACCTTCAGTATCAGCACCAGAAAACAATTCAAAAACTGTAGAACCAGTTAAAATTGACCAAACCCATACCTTACCAAAAACTCCTGCTACCCCCTCATCACCACAACGAACCCCGATTTCTCCTAATCCTCCAAAACCACAGCCTGAAATAGAAGTACCTATTTCAGTATCCCAAACACAGGAAGTTAGTCAGAGCACAGAAATAGACTTAACTCAGGTTTGGCAAGAAGTGCTGAGTAATCTCGAACCAATCTCAACACGAGAGCTATTTCGTCAAATGTGCTATCTTGTAGAATTTGATGGTACTGTAGCTCGTGTTGCTATTCCAAAAGCATGGTATAAAAAAGTACAATTAGATCTTCCCATAATCGCAGCAGCATTTAAGAAAACTTTTAAATGCGAAGTCAAGATAAACCTAGAAATAGCAACGACATCAACTTCTGCCCGACCTCAAACTTCTCGTCAAAAAAAGCCCACGACTCGTCCGAGTTATGAACCTCCATCCGCGCCTTCTCCAGAAGTTCCCAAATCAACCAAACCACCGATAACAAAATCCCCAAATCCAGCAAATACTCCTGCGGTGGAAAGTTCACACACAACTCATCGCAGTGATCCACCCTCCCCAACTCAACCATCCGCGTCCACACCCGATTGGGAAGTTGATGAAGTCACAGCCGCCGCACAAAATCTGGCACAGTTCTTTTATGGAGAAGTCATCCCATTGACACATGACACAGAACGCTCAACTTCAACAACCCCAAGTGAGTGTGAAGATCAACCAGAAGCTGATGATGAGTTTTAA